The genomic stretch CCTGGATGGCGGCCATGTTTACCCCGTCGATGTCGAGCATGCCGATGCTGGTGTCATCGGTCCCCAGGCCAAACGCGGCGCGGAAGTCCTGCGCCACGGGCCCCAGGTGCCGCACCTGCCGGTCTTCGCCCTTGTAGCGCCAGGACTCCACGGGCAGTTTCGCCACCTTCGCCAGGAGGGCCTCCCCATCGACGTGGCGGAAGTCCTCCTTCATGTTGCGGTCCGACGTGCAGGTGAACACACCCGAGTTCGCCGGAAGGTCACACCCCGTCCCCAGGTCGGCGCGGGTCCGCAGGCGGACGCCTCCCGCGGCGCGCACCATGAACTGGTTGTCCGCGGTGCTGGTGGCGGTGGTGGTCGACCCGTCGCCCCAGATGAACGCGCCTGTGCGGCCCCCCGTGGACACGCGATAGCCCAGCGCGACGCCGTAATCGCCCGTTGCCTGGGCGCTGTACCCGAGCGCCACGCTCCCCTGCCCCGCCGCGGTGCTGGTGTACCCCAGGGCCGTGGAGCCAAAGCCGCTCGCGGTGTTGGACGCACCACTGGTGAAGCTCGCCGTTCCCGTCGCCTGATTGCTAGAGCCGAAGCACACGGCCACCGTGCCGCTGGCGACGCACTGGTCACCGAAGGCGAAAGTGCCGTACCCGCTGGCCCGGCTCCGGTTGCCTCCGGCCCACGAATATTCCCCCACGTTGGCGATGTCCCACTCAGTCTCCGCGTTGCCCGCGCGGAACACTCCGCGGGCCGGCGCCCACATGAGCCGCATGCCTCTGCCGCTCATCGGCAGCGGCGCTCCCAGCTCATACGCGCCTCGCGCCAGCAGTCCGCCGCCGGAGTCCACCGTGAAGACCGGCAATGCGTCCCAGACCGGCTGGGCCTCGCTCGTGTTCGTGACACGAAGCAGCGGTACGGGGGACGAGACAGCCGCCGCCGCGTCGACGAACAGACCGGACCGCGTGCTGGCCGTGCCCGCGAGAGACAGCGAGGCGTCCTGGGGCTGCGTCCCATTCTGGATGTAGCCCCCACTGCCCGGCAGCGGCGGACGCGCATCGCTCAAGCGAGGGTCGCTCCCTTCCACGACGGTCCCCGGCCCCGTTCCATACGCGACACTGACGACGTTGCTGTCATCCAACCGGAGCCCCGAACCCACCTCCCAATTCTGTGCGGGTGGCCCCTCGGAACCACACCCCGTGGTGGCCAGGGTGATGCAGCTCATCGCGGCGAACAGTTCTCTGCCCCTCATCTCGTCTCCCGGTGTGGAATCCGGGTAGGAAACGACCCCGACCGATTTCCTTCGCGGAAAGGTCCATACTCCCGAGGGGGGATTCCGGGACGCACGCGCGTTGACTGAGCATCGGCCCCCACCATGGGCCGTAGATGCGGCCACGCGCCTCCTTCCACGAGGAGGCCATCCGAGGGGGAGACACCGATGCAGCCTGCCGTCTGGGTCCTGGGGCTTGTGAGCCTGTTGTCGTCCGGGCTGCTCGTCTTCACCGCCATCCGGCTCGCCGCCGTGAAGAGGCGCTTCAAGCCCGTGCTCGACGTGGAGGCCGAACGCCAGCGCGTCCTGTCGGAGCTGACGCGCGAGAAGGCCGAATCCACGCACACGCTGGCCATGGAACGGAACCGGGTGGCCGCGGAGCTGACCCGCGAGAGGTCGGACACCGCCCAGTCCCTGGCCGCGGAGCGGAACCGCGTCACGGCGGAGCTGACGCGGGCTCGAGAGGACGCGGAGGCCGCCATCCAGAGCGCCAGGCTGAACTTGGTGCACGCGAAGGAGGAGAATGAACGCGCCATCTCCCAGGCTCAGACTCAGGCCCAGGCCGAGGCAACGCGCATCCGGGAGCAGGCGGAGAAAGACGCCCGTGAGGCGGAAGTCCAGCGCCAACAGGCGCAGGTCGAGCGCACCCAGCTCGAGAACACCATCTCCCGGCTGGCCGCGGAGCTGCGCCCTTTGGAGGAGGAGTCGGTCCTCCGCTCCTACGGGCTCTACAAACCCGTCTACAACTTCTCCACATCGGAGAAGTACGAGGAGCGCCTGGAAGACATCCGCGAGCGTCAGAAGGAAATGCTCAAGGAGAAGAAGGCCGCCTTTTGCAAGATTGAGTGGGAGGTCAACGGCAGCAAGGCGGAGGGCCGCAAGCAGACGGAGCGGACGCTGAAACTGATGCTGCGCGCCTTCAACGGCGAGGCGGACGCCTGCGTCGCCAAGGTCAGCTACAAGAACGTCAAGGCCATGGAGGCGCGCATCCAGAAGGCCGCGGACGCCATCAGCGCCCTCACCGAAATCCAGCAGTGCTTCATCGCCACGAAGTACGTGGACCTCAAGCTGGACGAACTGCGGCTCGCCCACGAGTACCAGGAGAAGCTTCAGCAGGAGAAGGACGAGCAGCGGCGCATCCGCGAGCAGATGCGTGAGGAAGAAGCCGCCCAGCGCGAGTTGGAGCGCGCCCGGCTCGAAGCCGAGCGGGAAGCGCGGCGCGACGAGGAGGCCCTGCGCAAGGCCCGCACCGAGTTCGAGCAGAGCACCGGTGCGCAGCAGCAGAGACTGCAAGAGCGCATCGCGGAACTGGAGCGCCGGTTGGCCGAGGACCTGGAGCGTCAACGCGCCATCTCCCAGGCCCAGCTCACCCGCACCGGACACGTCTACGTTATCTCCAACATCGGCTCGTTCGGCGAGGACGTCTACAAGGTCGGGATGACGCGGCGGCTCGTCCCGATGGACCGCATTGACGAACTGGGTGACGCGTCCGTCCCCTTCGAGTTCGACGTCCACGCCATCATCCGCACCCATGACGCGCCCAAGCTGGAGTCCGAACTGCACCGCACGTTCGCCAACCGGCGCGTCAACCGCATCAACGAGCGCAAGGAGTTCTTCCGGGTGAGCCTGGACGAAATCGCCGAGGCCGTGCGCGAGCACCACGGTGACTTCGAGCTGACTCGCGTCGCCGAAGCCGCCGAGTACCGCAAGTCACTCGCGCTCATCGACGAGGAACGAAACGGCGCGGAAACATCCACGGCGTCCGCGCCACGGCGCGCCGTCGCTTGAGCCCGCCACTTCGACGCAGCGGGCCAGACAACGCACCGCGTCTATCGCGT from Myxococcus xanthus encodes the following:
- a CDS encoding tail fiber domain-containing protein, which gives rise to MRGRELFAAMSCITLATTGCGSEGPPAQNWEVGSGLRLDDSNVVSVAYGTGPGTVVEGSDPRLSDARPPLPGSGGYIQNGTQPQDASLSLAGTASTRSGLFVDAAAAVSSPVPLLRVTNTSEAQPVWDALPVFTVDSGGGLLARGAYELGAPLPMSGRGMRLMWAPARGVFRAGNAETEWDIANVGEYSWAGGNRSRASGYGTFAFGDQCVASGTVAVCFGSSNQATGTASFTSGASNTASGFGSTALGYTSTAAGQGSVALGYSAQATGDYGVALGYRVSTGGRTGAFIWGDGSTTTATSTADNQFMVRAAGGVRLRTRADLGTGCDLPANSGVFTCTSDRNMKEDFRHVDGEALLAKVAKLPVESWRYKGEDRQVRHLGPVAQDFRAAFGLGTDDTSIGMLDIDGVNMAAIQALERRTRELNAKSAELDALKAELAELKASVAQLKASLPRP
- a CDS encoding DUF4041 domain-containing protein, with protein sequence MQPAVWVLGLVSLLSSGLLVFTAIRLAAVKRRFKPVLDVEAERQRVLSELTREKAESTHTLAMERNRVAAELTRERSDTAQSLAAERNRVTAELTRAREDAEAAIQSARLNLVHAKEENERAISQAQTQAQAEATRIREQAEKDAREAEVQRQQAQVERTQLENTISRLAAELRPLEEESVLRSYGLYKPVYNFSTSEKYEERLEDIRERQKEMLKEKKAAFCKIEWEVNGSKAEGRKQTERTLKLMLRAFNGEADACVAKVSYKNVKAMEARIQKAADAISALTEIQQCFIATKYVDLKLDELRLAHEYQEKLQQEKDEQRRIREQMREEEAAQRELERARLEAEREARRDEEALRKARTEFEQSTGAQQQRLQERIAELERRLAEDLERQRAISQAQLTRTGHVYVISNIGSFGEDVYKVGMTRRLVPMDRIDELGDASVPFEFDVHAIIRTHDAPKLESELHRTFANRRVNRINERKEFFRVSLDEIAEAVREHHGDFELTRVAEAAEYRKSLALIDEERNGAETSTASAPRRAVA